The Stieleria maiorica genome includes the window ATCTTGGTAGTCGTTTCGATGCACGTTGTTGGCATAAGCGCAGCCTGGTGTTGCGTGGCTGATCGGCACGCTCGTCACAACGCCAACGGCAAAGCTTTGATCTTGCAGTGTCCTGGCGATCGGAAGCACTTCGCGTCCAACGAAGTCGACGTTCATCGCATCGTTGTAAGTCTTAATTCCACATGTCAATGACGTCGCAGTCGCTGAGGATTCGGCATAGGCATGTTTGGTTTTTTCGCTCCTTCCGATTGGATACGCGGGGTCGATGATGAGAGACCAAGGCGTTTCACCTCCGAGTGATGCGTCGTAGCCGCCGCGTACTTTGCCCTCGGGATTTGCGACCGTTTGAAGATTGACATCGACGTCTGTGCCGTCGCACCGTGGGCTGGTGACACAATAACCGAAATCTGTCGTTGTGCCGCGATAATCCAAGAATGCTAGACCACTGCCACGTCCCTTGTCATAGATTTGTCCGGAATTGGCGATCGCTGCAACCCGAGTCGTGTCCCAATCCATTCCGTCAAACACAAATAAGATCACACGCTTTTTGCCTGAATCGACGGCCATCTTTTGAAGTCGGTAGACGTCCGTCTGGTCAAAATACGTCGCATCAGGATTGAACGTGTTTTCCGGTGAAAAACCATAGAGCGCTTCAATTTTTCCGGAATCGCGGTACAGGCTTCGTTCCCCACGAACCGAGTCGAGATCGATTCCGAATGTGTATACCGGAATCAGGCGATTGCTGTGTGTTTTCCAACTCGAGTAGGTCTCCGGATCGGGGCCCCAATTACCCCAGTCCGCTCGCCGCTGCCGCACGGCATCCGATTGCATCTTCGCGATCGGATCGGTGGCATTTACCGCCACAGTGCGACCGTGCATTGCAGCGAATACCAGGAAACAAACAAACGCTCGAAACAGGGGGGATGGTAGATGCATATGACGCAAATTGCCTTGGGGTGGGTAAGGAAGGGGGGCATGGATCGTGAACGATGAGATGGCGATTTGATCAGATCGTGCTCGTTTTCGGAAGTCGCAAGTACATCAGCGGCAAGTCTAACATAGCGGTGGCGGATGCAAGCCTACGCATCGAACCAACGGTCGTCGAAAAGACACATGATGCCGTTGACAACTGCAGTTTCCGGTGGCAACGCCCGTTGACGCCTCGGCTGTGTTACTGCACCTGATCCAATCACGGTTTAAACACAGAACCGCGCGAAATCGAGGCTGAATCATCATCACAAGATGCCTCAGAGTCTCTACCAAGCAATTCAGGGGCCGGATGAAGTCCCAAGCAGTGCTGAGCAAATGCTGCTGAGGCGAGTCGTGAATTTGCCACCAAGGCGTGGCTCAATTTCGCGTATTGCAACAGGCAATCAGACACGTATTGGCAACGTCCGCAACTGGTCTGCGGTTGCGCGGAGTGACCGTCACAGCGGGGCGTTTCCTCCTTGCGCTACGTGACAGTTACCAACTGATACTGAGCGCACGCCTCCAGGCAACAGCCGCGACTCATGCATTGGCTCAGCGGATAGTTCTTCTCTTGCTGTGCGGCGCTTTGACGCGGCCCAGGTCCCATGTCAGCGTATCCGTCAACGGGGATCCAACACTCCCGTTTCTCCAGGGCGCGAAGCAGTCGGTGCCGATCGACGAACAGGTGGCGAATGACAGGAAACTTACTCATTGGGCGAAGTTCGATAGCACTCCGTTCCTCATCGAGCAGACGGTCAACCAGCAAAGAA containing:
- a CDS encoding 2Fe-2S iron-sulfur cluster-binding protein, producing MCGSCNMLIYGCVRQACSLLVDRLLDEERSAIELRPMSKFPVIRHLFVDRHRLLRALEKRECWIPVDGYADMGPGPRQSAAQQEKNYPLSQCMSRGCCLEACAQYQLVTVT
- a CDS encoding alkaline phosphatase is translated as MHGRTVAVNATDPIAKMQSDAVRQRRADWGNWGPDPETYSSWKTHSNRLIPVYTFGIDLDSVRGERSLYRDSGKIEALYGFSPENTFNPDATYFDQTDVYRLQKMAVDSGKKRVILFVFDGMDWDTTRVAAIANSGQIYDKGRGSGLAFLDYRGTTTDFGYCVTSPRCDGTDVDVNLQTVANPEGKVRGGYDASLGGETPWSLIIDPAYPIGRSEKTKHAYAESSATATSLTCGIKTYNDAMNVDFVGREVLPIARTLQDQSFAVGVVTSVPISHATPGCAYANNVHRNDYQDLTRDLIGRPSIYHPGGLPGVDVLIGAGWGIDKEKDSAQGKNYVPGNKYIAADDLSAIDVKNGGKYVIAQRTNGIEGAEVLDQAVHQAKDSGSRLFGFFGAEGGHLPFQTADGNYDPVVSFGTPDPAKAEVYSEADLRENVKLEDMAIAALDVLQSRSDRWWLMVESGDVDWANHSNNIDNSIGAVLSGDDAFAAIVSWIEEHGGWDDTVLILTADHGHYFNLDRPEAFLPTSRQ